GTTTAAAAATCCACCTACAAAAGTATAGTTCAAATAGGCATTTCAACTATATAATCCCAGCATAACACCAGAGAGGTTACAAAATGAAGAGATGCAAATCTAGAGGTCAATGTTAACAAAAATCGCACCCATATGAAGCCTGCTTGTCAGTTAGAAATCCTCCAGTCATAACTTGGTTTCCAGTCCCTTCATCAAAACAGAGACTCAAATGAACCACAGTGTTTAGCCTATCAGACACTTCAAGAATCTCACCGCAAACAGGGCAACAATTAATAAGAGGCTCTCTGCAGTACAGGAATACAGAAAACAGTCATCTTGAAAACATAGCTCATCATTTCATGTGGGTACCAGAAATTGACTTATGATATTTGTAATCAAGCTTACTGCTTCtagatttagaaaattattacttttcctgttgaatagcaagaaggtCAGCCAACTCATCCATGCTCACAACACCATCCCCATTCTTGTCGGCAGCTTTAAAAAGCTCCTCTTTCTAGTAGACAAGGTAAACATAATGCTAAGACAATTCAATTCTACAAACAAGGCTCCAAATAACAGCATACATACTAAACTTTTAGTAGGAAAATATTTGAGGTTCTACTCAAATCATTGTACTGAAACATATGCAAAAGTAGAACTGAACCGAGAGAAATTCCAATACCCAAAAATTCAAATACATAGGTCTAGGTGGTGACATAAATTGCAATTTTGCAAGTCACACCCCAAATCCAATCTAGGTCTGAAAACAAACTAAACTTACTAATATGCCTATACTTTCAGCAATAATGTTGCCAGGTAAtgcaaagaataaaaatgcaGCGAGTAAATTACTAAAGTCCCCTTAGTATGCAATTACACACCTCTCAATGCTGTTTCAAATTTCAGGACTAATGCTTGTTAACTTCTCTACCtttaaaagaaatctaaattttttttattacactTAAAgtccttaattttataaatagaacCACTTTGTTCCTGAAGTTTTAGAACTAAATTGCACCTTAATCCCTgaatgatattataaaatagtttgtGCCTCAAAATCTTACACTTCGTTGCTGATGGTAGCATAAGCCTAAAGTTAACACTTCTGAAACAGCAAGGACAAATGTTACGTCAAACCTAAGGGACTTCTAGTAATTTACCAGAATGCAAACAAAAGTACTTGTGATCGAACCTTGTTAGCTGCCAACTGATTGCCAAAAGCCTTAATTAAGTCACAGAACTCGGAGAATGAAAGCTGTCCATCTTCATTATAGTCCTATGCATGGTACAAAGGATCAAAGAGAAAACAGGATTAGATCTTATAAAGGATTATATATCAACAGTTTAGTCATCGCTATGAAATCATTTCATTCTTGtccataatatataaatgtaaaCTAAAGTTTTGACTCCAAAAAAAGGAGTGAAgaacaagagaaaggaaaattttaattcaaaaaagaaGTAATCATTCTTTATCATTATTAGAGGtagtttcttaaaaattattatcctCTTTATCAACATCTTCATGAATGGAATGCGCTTCATTTGACAAATTAATGTATAATCTCAACACTAATCCAACTACTTAAACAGCTTGTCAACACAAAATTTAACAAGCACAGGTCAGTCACACAcaaacaactccaaatccaGTGGGTTTGCAACTAACCAAAAAACCTGAACAATATTCCTGGTCCCGGTTTTCGGATCCCCATTTCCCTGTACCCTTATTCCTACTCGAATAGAAAATCTCCAGAAATCTTATCAATACCCATAATAGAGGGTAAAATGTAGCAGCAAATTATGTTTCTAGTAACAGGCACATGTCATGAATCTTGACAGTCTAACAACTCAGCATACAACATAGTTTTGATAGCCACAGATGTGTAATTTAAGACATCATCATACCACAATTGCCAAGATGCGTCTGGCAAATCTTTTCTCTGTTTCAATTGGATCCTGTCAATGTTTCCACTTAatgttaaaacatattaaaCAGTCTGGTTCATCTGCTCAACTAGAGGATAAGTTTTATATTGCACACCTCAACAGAACACGAAAGAGAAATTTTGCCAACTATATCAGATGAAGAAGGATCAAAAAGTTCAAAAACCTCAAAGTCAGAATCTGAATCCTGCaaccaaagaagaaaagccaTGAGGAAAGACACGaatgaaaaaagaagcaaactcATAAACAAAAAGATTTCACACAAAATTCATGCCAAATATGGGACAAGCACACCCTGAATTCTCCAATCTGAATAAACAGCTCAAGAACACGTGAGACATGAATAATCCAGTGGAAAAAcgaaaattaattcaaaaacaAAACCACAATTCACTATATCCTAAGCAAATAATTCGTATGAAACCATGAACCATGTATATCCATGTCAACTAACAGCTAAAAGcatatgaatgcaaataatgCAAAAGTATGAGCTATCTTTGGTCTATTTTTGACTAGCTAACAGtctttataagtaataatTCAGCATTTCCACACAGATAAATGTTCTAAAGCTTGATTCAAAAGCAGAATCATTCTTACCATTTTCCATGCTTCTACCGGGTCCAAACAAGCTTCTAAGATATCCTGGTTGTTTTGTTGTTTAAGGGAAAAATGCTAGGTTTGTTAAGCTAACATAGTAGCATATTATCAAAGGATAAAATGACTTGTGTAAAGGCATTTAAACATAATGgtaatattagttttagtcAGTTtgatggttattttctttgttgttaATTACATATGTAGGATATGTCAGAAATTTCatcaacataaaaaaaaaagattacaGCCTTAATGTAACTGCTTTACATACAGAAATTTGGAGAACACACCCATAACAGCTGTTATTAGCTCTCCTGGTTGATGCAATAGCTATTATACTTTAAACCCCTTGTAGCCTAAAATTGATtcaattctataaaaaatttactcttttCCCAAGTTCTATACATGGCCAAAATTATAAGTTGAGGTCAAATGTACTTGtattttgaattgaaattatgaaattcattATAAATGTTGGAGAATTTAATCTGATATAAGAAAAGTATAAGGAAATATATTGGCATATAAATGGTGAAGGTTGGGCCTTAACACAAGACAATTGGTTTTATGCAAGATGGTATTCAACCCCACTAGATAGATGGCTATTGATGTAGTTTGAGCTAGTAAAGGAGTCTAGCCTGTTTGTTGACCTAGAGCCTCCAAGAGTGGGCCTAGTTATGTTTGATATGGGCCTGCAAGAGTAGGCTCATGTTTGTTATGGGCCTGCAAGAGTAGGCTCATGTTTGTTAACCGAAAACTAGTTCAGGCCTAGTTGCACTTGAGGGGGAGTATTGAAGAATATAATTCCACATAGgaaaatacaaagaaataaaGCAGCATATCAGTGGAGAAGACTGAGCCTTAACACAAGTAATTGGTTTTGTGCAAGATGGGTTCAATCCCACTAGATGGCTGCAGATTTAATTTGGCACAACACTCTGAAGGCCCATGAAATTGCAATAAAAAGTATAGATACTAAAgtttttttaatcatattccagaatatgaaaaatttgttaagctttagaaaaagaaaattagaatcaATAACCACCATGACTATGTAACTCACAAAAATAATGTATGCTGCTGACCTTCTAGATGATGATTCTGCACAATCTATGGGATGATGctctacaaaaaaaaaaaatgcttcTATGTACAAATTGTACTATTTGAGTTTCCAGTATTGAAAAATAGTTGTGAGAATtgcatttcaaaaaaataaaaatcaaataagcCAATTCTTGATATATTCAAACTAACAGTAATATCAATATTCATTATACTAATTTCTGAAATTTCAGACTGCAATGCTATCAACATGTAATTCACTGAATCAGCATTTACTTTGTCAAGCATTTCCTCCACCATATGCGGTATCAGTTCTACATGCTATAAAGGCAAAAAGCTCAAAACATGGAAGAACTGTATATCTATACACAATTATATTGAGCATTCATTTCAAGATCAGTAGCTTACCTGTGTTAGAAATTCAAGTAGATCAATCTCACAGTAGCCTACAAGATTATTCTTTGATATTCTATTGGTCTGCACCATATGAGAACTATGTTATAGTAAAGAGTAATACAAGAAATGATACGATCAACACACTTCTGTAACAGAAGTAAGATAAAAACCAATAAGAAGAGTTCAAAGTACAAGATCAATAATGCAAAGCAATCAAGACAAAAGAGGTTACATGTTGATGAATAATAGATCCATCAAGTAAGCCTAGCAACTATACATTATGGACACAATGTTCTCAAAATTGGCAGAAGGAGCAGTTGTGTTTATTACATGAATGGAAGGAaaaaaactttgaaaaaaaaaataccactGAGAGTGAAGATTAATGAAGTAAATAGTGGGATCCCATGCTTCTTTTAAGATCTTAACAAGAAATTGCATAAAAAgtttatagttttataatgTGAACCACTTCATTAACAAAACGTTCCAATTGATTCCAAATATTggtaataaagaaatataaatgagTCCTGTCAAAATTCTTAGTCATACAAAGATACTTATCATCATGCTTGTTCTAGAAAgcattacaaaaaaataaaggggtATAAATACTAGACATCTTAATCAACTAACATTCTCGCCTGGTGTTGGAGAACAAGCAAGTATAAGAATATAGAGTAACATTTTGTCAAGTGAGGCCCCAATCCTGCTTATATAGCCATTAATGTGACTCTGTGCCAACACTCTCCAGCCCATATAGTGTCTACACATGTGAATTTAGTATTGGCCCCACAGTAGATAAACTTATCCATTTATCCAAGCTAATTTTTGTGATCTAAGtcgtaaataaaattagttaccTCAAATACAGAGATTCTAGCAACATGAGGTCCATCTTTTTCCAAAAGAAGTTTCTTTTCCTGTGCAAGAAAGATGAGCTCAATTTTCATAGATGAAAAGCAATTAGCAATCTACATAACCTAGTTATTCATGGACAGAATGCTGAATCTATCAAATATATAACCACAAGTATGAGTAGAACAAATACATGCACATGCTATAGAAATGTGGAAAAAACAGAAAGGAAAGGCATGCTCACGCATATGCAAATGGATAATGGATGTTCTCATGCCATAATGGAAataattaggaaaaaaaacaTGAGAAAGTGCATCGGCAAATCTAGCAGATTGTCAATTTGACAAAATTGTCCcacaaggaaaagaaatgcACGAGCTAGTCTAGTAACATCATAAACCAATAAACACTAAATATGAGAGTACAAATATCAttgaatttctaaattttccGCAATGCAAGATAAAAGAAAGGCATCTTATTGGCTTATTCCTAATACATAGTAATAATGAACTAACATGCAATGTTATGATGCTTAATTTATTATCCTAAGAATCTATATACAAAAATTGACAAAGATATATTAATGCCTCAAAATATACagtcaaaatgaaaaaaaagaaaaaatagattaaCACTTACTGCTGGAAAACAGTAAACATGAATCTATTATGGCATGCATATTTAACCATATGTGCAGCTTGTAGTCCAATGTATAAAGAAAAcatatgaaaataacaaaaatatatagcTTTGGTGACCACAAGAAAAGGTAATTGATAAAAGTACTCACTGAGTTCCAAACAGGCTTTTCTGTTCTGCAGCACaaagaaaacacaaacaaGTCAACACTTTACAGAACTTGAAAAGAAGGAGATAGGTTCTTAAAAAGACATTGTTGTAGGAAGAACTTCTAGAGATTAAGCTAACAAAAATTTAACACGAATATGAGTTCAGAGATGCATAATATGTCATTCTTTTCTGGATAGTGACAGAAAACAACAAGAATCCATCATAGAAGTACTAACCTTTTGCCCTTTTTACATAGGCAATTTCATTTCTGTAGATACCATTAGTTAAAATGCAAGCTTGCAAGTAATCTTATTCTCTTAAACTATTGATGCAATGGTTTCATCACGatcatgaagaaaagaattggCCTTTAGCTCTATTAAGAAAAGCAATTGAATCCAAGGATAAAGACTTTTCTTGGCACTTCTGTCTAATAAAGATGTTGCACCAAAATTAAGAGGCCAAAAAGTATGAACTGTTGCTAATATATGATCAGAAGTGTTACTCTATATCAATCACATGGCTTATTGGGGAGCACAAATCCAGTCACTTTCAGGTATACTTGTTCACtgcattaattaatttaacactccaaatttataataatatttatagtatcgagagagagagagagagagagagagagagagaaatgatTTTAACTGGTCAGAAATATCTGTACGGAAAGTTTGCTCTCCAAGAGAAACACAAGCTAGCCACTTGTCTTTAAACTTCATCTCCGCctataacaataaataaaataaaattccaaatctaattcattttatttgaatgtAATGTAAACAAGTacaaagtaattaaaaaaaatgaagaaataataataataataagaagaagaagaagaagaaaggaaacaTACGCTCATAAGAGTAAGGAGAGCAATTCCTGCGAAATCTTCAGCAGAGACAAGCTTAAGACAAGAAGAACCGGGAGTAGAGCCGTTACCATTGGAACGACGGAAGATGCGACGTAGATGACGGCGGTGAATATGAAGTTTATTCTTCAATCGAGAACGGCGCGAGTGCGACTGTGAATCGTCTTCCTCGGATGATTCTGGAAAACCTTTGGAGCTTCCATGtcccatttttcttttgtcctcAGCTTCTTCTATCTAATCTTGACTAAATCAGTCTATTTATCCGTGTGTGTCTGTACGGTCGAAGCAGTGAATCGGGAAGAAGAATATGAATATCTGTTTGATACCGGACAAGTGGAAAAGACGAAACGGTTTGCCTTTTATCGGCCGGTATAGACTCGTGTGGTCCCCACACAGTTATATCTAATTCATCATAAAAATGATGGCCACGCTGTACTTCTGTTCcattaagatttttctttattttttctttttctctgtgATTTAATATAAGGAAAAAGGACAAATGGTACATGATTCTTTCATGCCATGGCTTTTTCTTTCCACTTCATCAATTAacattataattctttttgttataaaaagtaataaaatattaattttctgaaattaatatttagtaatttattattaaatcaaaataaaagtgaaaaaaaaaatgcacacttataaaatatcttttgtagtttttcttttaatttaacacAAAAGTTGTGTTAAAAGATattctattaaatataaaaatatacttttctCAACCACCTTGGTCATTAGTCAAATATGCAATAATGGTCAATTTGTGCCAACTGCTAGAAGTGGTCTCTCTCGTCTTAAGGGTGTTATTGTGGTGGattcttgatttttaattaatttaactagtattaaaaattcttatattttaatttgataacattataattctttttcttattcgcttttgaaaaatctaaaatttttatatttaagctACAATAACTTTGTTATTAAGAGAATTTTCGAAGAGTATcctataaaataaagagcatAATTTCTATACTAAAGATTTTGACTAAATTTActtaaaaagtcaaaaaagaaaaaagctaaATTAACTTCACCTGCAAAGttcaagaatcaaattaaatctcattttaattattttgtaattgtttttACTTAGCttgtatttttctaaaaaaaaactcaaaatgaatataattaataactcAAGAGTAGAGGTGCTCGTGGATCGGGTTGATCggtttagaaattatatacTACCTCAAACTATATTAGTCGGattgtatatatttcaaactgaattcaatatttaaaattagaaaattaataaatttggatTCATCAGTTTTAATCAGATTCGGtattatttagtatatatagagttaaataagtaaaatctaaaatttagtattattttttttataacaaaaagtaaaactgaaaaacaattctaaaagtttaagaaaaaaaatggtaaaataaaattgagaaacTATTGTCAAAAACTttagaattatgaaaaaaaaaaaaaaaatatatatatatatatatatatatatatatatatatatatgacatTAAAATGAcatacttttatataaattaatataaatcttAACTATTAGAAGTTTAAAACTGAATccaactaaattttaaatatttttaaattatttttagtttaaaataatttaaatctaataaattaattacaatttttattaaattttttgaattgatCCCATTATCGGTTTAGTTGAACACCCCTGCTCGACTGAGATATGGTCGAGATTATCTTGATGGGCCACGTAGGACAGcaatcaaaagcaacaaatGACTCCATAAATCAAAATAGTCCTCGAAGGTGCACTATGAGTGCAAATATAGCTTTGATTCTAAAAGCCATATAGACTCTAATactaaaagaacaaaaactTCCCAATCTGTTCTTCAATATGGAGTCAAGATAATAGCTACCCAAGTTTGCATCTTGTCACTCTATCTAATGGCTAGCTGCTTGCCTTTAATTGatcattttttttcaagttATATTGATGTTCTTAATCTTTACTTTTTGATATATGGTGTTAGTGTATCAAGAGAGAAGTCCTTTTTGTTTTGAGCTATGGCTCTCTCACTCAGAAGAATCCTTTTTCATGTGGAAGATATTTGGAGAGGAGAAAGACTCTGCAATTTctaataaatgattttttttttgttaataaaaacaatatattctatctaattctataaattagtttattgtagatataataatttcatatatatttatatttaatattcttatgagtttaaaatattgtaataataataatgcacaaatttttctaatataaattctttaagaTCAAACTATAAAACTTTTAgcattatcaaaattaattaatgatacaaattccactttaaaaaaatacgataaaaatgtattttttattgaaaggaaaataatttacattAATTTAGCCAAAAAGTCTAAACAAgacaaatacaaaaataacaaaatacataaatatcaTATTGTGAACCTagttttagttaatatttagacctaatttatttaacaattttatttttttaaaaattgatgtaTAGCATGCGGTGGCAATAGctctctataaataaataaataaataaaaattaaaaattatataaaatccaaaaaaaaaaattgaaatttagagacctaaaatgaaaagaagttGAATTGCATAGGataaattggaaaatattgaaatttgtCAGAGATAAAAAGGACATACAGAAAAATTTCAAACATtaggaaaaaggagaaaaagttCTTAAGGAggccaaattttatgaaattctttttagggtggccaattttttttttcttttacttgtaaagtagaaagatttttaaaagtatttttggttgaaatctaatatataagaaagaaaatagaataaaaatataataaatttgaatgagatatttttatgttctaaaatatattgacaaactaatatgaaattatttagatattCTACCTATTATGATAGGATTTAATTTAGCTATGACAAATTCGAaacaaatttgaaattaatttgtaCTTCATtcaaaacatgtaaattttatatttataaataaatttcataaattttatgaacgTAAGAGTAATCTGTTGAAAAAAACCCTTTATTTCCATTTAACAATTGTTATgacttcaaaataaaataagattatatTTGCAATCATGAACTGCTCTATTACAACTCAGAAAAGAACTTATGCAATCATAATTATGATCAGAATAGCACACATGCCATAAGCTGCATCTTAAGAAATCTATAAAACCATACGACCATGGTGCAGCAAAGCATCAAAAGAAGCTTGAAACTAACTCTaaaaaccaagaaaaattcttcaaacataataataactatAGTTTCTTAAATGTGTACAAAGCTTTTGCAGCTGCTTCACAAGCAACATTCAAACCTACTCAAGAACACAATCATATAATACACCCAAAACATAAGGTGAACATGTTTCAaccttatctttttctttttttcttttcctttttctggggaaaacaaacaaaatatgTATAGAAAGAagggaaaataataaagaaaaagaaccaaaaacaaaaaagaaatcttcTATACCATCTTTAAGCTCTTCAAATCAGCTAGTCGATAATTGTATGACTCTACTCCAGAATTTTATTCTTGGGACTTGGAGATAGACCATCCAGTCTTTCAATTGTCCTACACCCATAACCAGAGTGCTGCTCCTCATAGCAGCTATGTCTGTTGAGACTTCCACTCCCAAAATTATGTCCGCTTGAGCTCCAATTGTTATGTACATTCGAGCTCCCCGCATTGTTTACGTTCGAGTGGTACTGATTGAGAGGACTAAAGGGTGTCCTCCCAAAGTCAGGCCGCCCCAGCGATAAAGATGGTAATAGCCTCTGAGGTTCATGAGGTAGTCTAGAAGAAGATTGGTAGCTATGTGGATAGTGCTGCTGATACTGCtgatgatggtgatggtgTTGATAATAATGGGGATTGCCGTGGCTGTTACTTTGATGGTGAGGAGCATTGAGATTGTAGAGACTAGGAGAACTATGTACTTTATGCATAGGAAATCTATTACTATGATAGCTATTCATGAAAATATGCTCATGGGTAGTAGCATCCATGGTGTTACCATCAGGGGAATTGCCTTTCGGAGAAGAGGAAGCAGAGAGGCTAAAGGAAGGACGGTTTGCAATGATAGTGGGAGGTCTACAATTGGCTGAACGAACCGTGTTGTTGATGGCATCAATGTAACGCTGTTCTACTGCATGAGGATCTGCAGGGCCATTTTGGTTCTCGAGTATTACAGGAGTGGAAGGGAACAAGAAGGCTCGAAGCTTTGAAGTTCCTCCACTTTCATGGCGATCATATTCGTCGAGCATGTGCTTCAGATCCTCATCAGTCCTTACAGACACCAATACGTCAAGCTCTTCAGGCATCACCTGGTACTTCAGGACCATGTCCCCTTCAAATTCTGATTTCAGCTTCTTCATTAACTCTGCACATAAAAAACATTAGCCAACGAaacaaaatccacaagaacaagtttaaataaaaaaagttaccataagaaagaaaacaaatcacCGAATAACTATCAACAGAAACCACTCAAGAGAAAGccaaactttttctttctaactcGGAGAAGGCCAAGGGGAAATGTACAAGTCTATTTCAAgaggaaaaaataaagtcaCAAAACAATAAGTAGAACTTGCAGGATCGATCAAACTTGTTGAGCccatgaaagaaagaaagcttaACAAAACTGAAGAATATACTAGTCCAAAAAATTGCTTTATCACTGCAATTATTCAGGTCTCAACACTTCAATCACCTATTATGTCACTAGCATTGCTGATCAAATCACTTAACTGAGTACAGCTAGGTCCTTATATCATATCAGCTCTCTCGTTTCCTTTAGCTTCACCTAAGTTGGAACCCAACAATCCAGctaatttgttttcttctttggcTAAAGTAAtccttcaaattcttttaatgaCCAAAATTGGAGCATCGAAATCTCTATGTTACTAATTTAAGCCCCGTATGTGCGATTTTTAAATCATTCAGAACAATGCAAAACCTTACTTGTCCTCTTGAGTTACCTAATAACAGAGTTCATGACTCTATAGGGGTTACAATTGAAATAGCCTAAGTAAAAATACATTGATACCAGTTTTTATCTGTCAAAAAAGGATAACAGACACACACAAATGCATGGGCACTATCTCAGAAAAATAAGTCTCTTGGCATCATAATTACACATAGATGCATGGCCACAATCCCTATCTTCACTAAGAAAGACGCACCCACATACTTAAACTAATGAAAGGGATACCGACAGGCTTAGCCGGACAATATATACATATCTCAAAAGCCCGAGTTTGATTGTCCTTACCATCTTGTACACTACCAAATCTGTTTCATGGCATATCATTTCAATGGAAGGCCTAGTACAACTTAtaagaaaagcaaaataaaaggcaagcaccctaatttcttttcaatctcccaagtaatatttatactttgcgaaacaaattcaattatatatatatatatatatatgcgtgataatcaaattatcaaataacttaattaatcttaaagcaagaacataaaaaatttagtaataaaggAAGTTATTATTAACCTGAGAAGTTGGTATCTCTAGGAACGCCAATGACACGTGTCTCTCCACCAACATATTTAAGGAGGCCATCAGCAGGTCTGGGCAATATTTTCCCGCCATAACTACACAAGAACTTCATTCTATTCTTTGGCGACGAACCACCCGATGACGATGATGTTCCAACCTCCTCCCCACCACCGCCGCCGCTGGCACCACCGCTAGCGACAGCTTCATCAGCCATTGCTCTTTATTGTATCCAACTCCCCCACTAATTGCTTCGCGCCCTACAAAAATCAAATCCCATCATAAGAAAACCAAAAACCATCTCTTTTTCTACAAATCAATACTTAATTGCCTCTGATCATTTGGAAGAGAAAaaccacaaaaaaaaaaaaaatgaagaacatAAATACGTACTTGTACGCATAGAAACTGAGATTGTGAtgggaaaaaaaatttattaataaataaatttcttttttttttaataaaaaaaaacaactatAAAGAACGAGAAGAAAGATGAAATGGGCAGCaaaatctttttgtttttaatttttgtttgttggATTTACCGCGCTATTGATGGACAAGGCTGACAAATGCGAAAAATAGGAATAATAattgggaaaagaaaaagaaaggaaattaatttttatggaGAAATTGCTAATTCTGCGGTAGCCACACAagtttttctctcttctctctGCAATTTTTCTCCTtcattctttttcattttaggatttgcctttttcttttttctttttttc
The nucleotide sequence above comes from Ricinus communis isolate WT05 ecotype wild-type chromosome 6, ASM1957865v1, whole genome shotgun sequence. Encoded proteins:
- the LOC8263272 gene encoding uncharacterized protein LOC8263272 — protein: MADEAVASGGASGGGGGEEVGTSSSSGGSSPKNRMKFLCSYGGKILPRPADGLLKYVGGETRVIGVPRDTNFSELMKKLKSEFEGDMVLKYQVMPEELDVLVSVRTDEDLKHMLDEYDRHESGGTSKLRAFLFPSTPVILENQNGPADPHAVEQRYIDAINNTVRSANCRPPTIIANRPSFSLSASSSPKGNSPDGNTMDATTHEHIFMNSYHSNRFPMHKVHSSPSLYNLNAPHHQSNSHGNPHYYQHHHHHQQYQQHYPHSYQSSSRLPHEPQRLLPSLSLGRPDFGRTPFSPLNQYHSNVNNAGSSNVHNNWSSSGHNFGSGSLNRHSCYEEQHSGYGCRTIERLDGLSPSPKNKILE